The genomic DNA TTGGAACCAGGTTCTAACATGCAGTTCAGCAAGCTCAGGGCGCTGGTCGCCGCCGGTGCGGTGTTGGCGGGCGTCGCGATGGCGACGCCGTCCTTCGCCGAAGACAAGCCGACCGACAACCTCAAGGCGCCGGTCATCGCGGTCGTCGACGTCCAGAAGATCATGCAGGAGTCGAACGCCTCCAAGGGCGTCTCGAAGTCCTTCGAATCGCTGCGCGAGACCTACCAGAAGGAAATCGCCTCGCTGGAGGACAAGCTGCGCAAGTCCGAGGAGGAACTGCGCAAGCAGCAGACCGTGCTGGCTCCGGACGCGCTGGCCAACAAGCGCCGCGACTTCGAGAAGCAGGTTGGCGAGGTCCAGAAGACGGTGCAGAGCCGCAAGCGCGCCCTGGAAAACGCGCTGAACGAGGCGATGGCCGTCGTCCACAAGAACATGGTCGAGATCGTGGCCGACGTCGCGCGCGAGCGCGGCGCCAACCTGGTCCTCGCCCGCCAGCAGTTCGTCCTGGTTGACACCCAGCTCGACGTCACCGACGTGGTGCTGGAGCGGGTGAACAAGAAGCTGCCCCAGGTCGCGCTGACCGTTCCCAAGCAGTAAGGCGCGGGCAGTAGGGCACAGATGGATCGGCCGCCACGTTCCCGCAGGGGAGCGTGGCGGCTTTTTCATAGGCGCTTGACGTACGGGCCCTCGGAAACCCGGCGGCGTCGGGAT from Azospirillum brasilense includes the following:
- a CDS encoding OmpH family outer membrane protein, with amino-acid sequence MQFSKLRALVAAGAVLAGVAMATPSFAEDKPTDNLKAPVIAVVDVQKIMQESNASKGVSKSFESLRETYQKEIASLEDKLRKSEEELRKQQTVLAPDALANKRRDFEKQVGEVQKTVQSRKRALENALNEAMAVVHKNMVEIVADVARERGANLVLARQQFVLVDTQLDVTDVVLERVNKKLPQVALTVPKQ